A stretch of DNA from Telopea speciosissima isolate NSW1024214 ecotype Mountain lineage chromosome 5, Tspe_v1, whole genome shotgun sequence:
ATTTTTCTTGGTTCTCCTACTTGAAGACTTGTTTATTCTCTAAATTCAATGCATGTACCGGCAGTATTGAAACAATTTAACTCAGTTTTTTCATCAGTTGTGGATGGGGAGCTcccttttttgttgtttctcttaagtttttgtttttatttttaaggcaCCCTATAAAGTCAGGTTTTTTTGTGTGGTCCCCCTACATCTACTTGATTATCTTCTAATTCCAATGCAATGCACCTTTAAACTTGAAATAGTATACTTAAATGCAAGAATGCATTTACTAATCTACAATACAAAGTAGACGTGCAATcatatatcataaaaaaaaaaagcaagaagcATACATGTTTAGACAAGAATCCTTTTGTAAAACATCTGTAGAGCCCCTTCACATACTGAATATGCCTTAATAACAAGGCACATTGAGCATCGAGGTCTTgcaaaagaatcaaagaaaaatcacattaaaacaaaaggaattcaTCTATAGTATAATGGCAAGACTACTTCTATCAgttggagaaaaaaggaattcTACCACTTTGAACTTATCATTCCTATTGTTTGTATCACCTCTAAGGCTTTAACCAGAAAAATTCATCTAATACAGCTAGCTTTCACTAATCATATCAATTGTACAAATCAAATTAAATGAACCAAATTTTGTATCCAAAGGAAAAATATCataacccaaaaagaataaacaaacaaaaagtgAGTTTAAAGTTACATATAAACATCCACAGAGATGTTACGATTAAGTAGCCAAAGAATGTGAATATTTGTTGATTTATTTGCCCCTTTTATTTCTGATTTACTGCCAACATATTCAATGCTAAGTCCAAAGTTAAGGTAATTAGGGTGTGAATCAAAATCATTTGGATTCAAAGTTAAAGTCAGTTCAAAGATAACTGTCCTTTTACCCTCATCTATGGTTCTCAAGATCATTTGAATTAGTTTCCTACTATAAGTTGTAATGGATATCATCTAAATCGTTTATTGATTGGTCCAATAAACCATAACTTTTAGCCATGAAGATAAGGTGAATGAATAGATGAAGAATGTCTATATATTCACATCTGTTTGTTATTCACTAGAAATATAAGAGTCTCATCTAAGTCTAATGTCAAAACTGATAACTTCAGATCCAATAACTCATTTATTGAATTTGGCTATCATAGATTTGTATCAAATCAAGTTCAGTTATAAATGCGTAGATCCAATCAATCCACAAGCCATAGCCCTAAAAATAACATGCCCTACTTAGAATTTAGATTCgtaaaaaaaatgttaattttttaaGTGAAGTCCGTAGGTGATAAAtaagatatttttcaaatacaACTCCATGAACTCAAGTGTAGAAGTTGTTGGAGGTAATGCTCTTTCTATtactaacaaacaactaagttaAAGTCAGTTAGGCAGCAAGTTTTTTCAAGTTTTAATTTAGAAACTAAGTCCTATATATTGCAATTGATTCCAAGGGAGTCCCCCCCAACAATTAGATGAATGAACAAATGATTAGATGAATAAAGAAAAGCTTGGTTATTTAGACATGATTGCTGTGGGATGCAGTGAGGTGAGAGCCCTATGAAAGGGGGAGAGGCTCAACCCATCTATCCTTCTTTTCCCATCTTCCTATTccccttctttctattttgtttttgcaCTTAATCTAGACCATCTGAACTCCATTACCATTACACTCCCATGGAAGCCCCCAATGCTGCTTGTTATGACGTGATCTGGACTTGCTGATAGGAGTCGCGAACCGTCCTACAAAACAACAAGCTCGAGCTGAGGGAGTGCTAGTCTGAGCCAACAAAGTGAACTGCGATGCGTAAGTTAGATCGCGCACACAGATAAACTCTAGGATATAGAAACCTGAGCTTAGAATCGTCCCCTTTACCTGAGGGATGTCTGGCTATTTATAGGTTCTGCGCCTTGGACCGTCATAGGCTTTTGCCTATGCTAGACCGTTATTTCAATTTAACGAATGCATAGGTGGAGCCTTACCTGGGTTGACATCTGTCCAGGAGGGTCATCCCAAACGCATGACCCTAGCTCATGCGGCTTGCGTGACATGGGTGAAGCAATTCTGCCTTCACCGAGTGTGTTGAACCTCGGTCGTTGGAAGCTCAGTTCAATCACGGTTGTGCCGATCTGTTCACCGGGTGTGCTGAGCATCGGTCATATGAAGCTCGGGTCGTTCTTGACTCCATTTGATCCACTGCGTCTCGTTGGTCGACTTGGGTTGTCCCTAGATTCAGGTCGGCTGGGCCGACCTAACCTTCAAGGACGACACGTGTCGGCACATCAATGGTCGAGTAAGAGTGGTTGTATCACTGTTGAAATCAAGCAGCACACCTGAGACTATTCTGAACAGCGACtgattagtttttattttaatttttcatattgCTGAACTAAGCTCGTTGATCTCTGCGGTCAGAGGTCCTATAGAGATGATATTTTGGGGATCTAATCTACTGTCCAGAATCCCCACTTGATCACCAGGAAGTCCAAATCCGAGATATGTAGATTGGAGTTTCAGAAGCCCCTAGATCAGCACTTGAGGTGCCCTGGTTTCCTTAATTTCCTTTTGCAACTCGAGTTCAACTTATTGGTTCACCTGTGTTTTTATTGCTGTTTGTATTTGTAAGTTGTAGTCCCTTCACCTATGCCTTCCTTCCCTATCAGTTTGGCAAAGGTCCATTCGCTGGTTTGACTGAAACCTATAACCTCCTAATTTCAAtctctaccttctatttttgtGACCTGTGCACATCTTCAGATTAGGCCACCAGAATTAGCTCAAACTTGGAGGGTTAATCTACCCTACATAGGAGAAAGTAGATTATCTCCTTGATTGCAATAGGTTTATTAGCTTCACCAAACTTCAATTGATAAAAAAACCCAGCACTAATTTATACTACAAACTTACAGCAAAATGGTTCTTATAAATCGAATACAAAATTGGTTGCTTGTGGCATAGTTATAAAGGCGTTGTCTAGTTcagccttgattttggaccctctccaatgccttggtcGCCTTTCCACCTAGATAACTATGGCTTgtagtaagaaaaaaaaaaatacaaatctaCAAGGATGAGTATCCAAGACAAATATGTTCCAAAACATTTACCAACTTCACAGAACTTCAAGGATCTCATCCCAAAAAACTTCTTTACTCACAACTAGAAATATTACAGTTCATtacaaactaaaaaaaatacgTCAAACGCTAGTAAATTTTGTTGTCTCAAGAATGcatataccaaacccaaaaaatatggGATTTATCAGACACCAAGTAAAACTTAAATCAACAATAAAATTTAACCAATTAATTATTACAAACACCATTAATGAAGTTTGTAGCCAAATTAATAGAGAGTGAGAAAGGGGGAAGGACATACAATGCAACTCCTGAGAAGAGTCATGAAATAATTATCTTAATATACACCACTATAAAACAAGTTCAAACATAAAAGCGATCTTACCCGTAACTTTTCATGTTCGTTGCAGACAACCCCATCACCTGAAGTCGAGATGAAGCCCAATTTCATTCTTTCTGTCACTCTCTCTCTAAAAGCAGAATGCTGAAAAAATTTCAGAGGAGTGGTGAAGATCAAGAAACGAATTATAATAAATCTTATCTAGCCCaaggataaaaaataataaaataaaaatcaggtGTTTAGGAAACAAGATCCAAAAGGGAAAATGGagattgaagattgatcaaCGTACCACCTTCAAATTTAACAATAACGACACTATCCAACGGAGATCGCAAAACCCTCGCTCTCTCTTGTTCAGACAACCTTTAAAAGCGCCATTTCTAGAGCAAGACAAAATTTATTTATCTGACGAGAAGATTGGAGGATGGTACGATACAATACAAGGCATGTCTTCAGATGCCGAAATAACAGTTTTGGGTTATGTTCTCGGTGCTAACTACGATAGCATAAGTGGTGGTACGGTGAATGTAGAGCAAGTCTTTGGCGAGCCCTATGGCGATGACTCTGGCACTACAACCCATTCCACTAAGATTGAAGTTCTTGATGTTTCCCTTTAATTTGTATTTGTTAATGATCATGGACGAAAGAGATGGGGTGGGATTGAATAAGCCACTATTAAGGACGAGAATACCAATGTCATTAGGGTTGATGGAAGTgttgaggaagaaagagagtcGAGAGCGCCAAAGATGACTTGTTCGACCTCTTCCCTTGCAACGGCTAAGGACGTGCAGGGAGGAATTTCACCCATGCCTAAGGGGAGGTAGTTCTCGTCACCTAGGCCGGAGCGTTCGAGAATCCTGCCCTGAAAATCGAGTGAAGACTCGGTGAACGTCACCCACAAGCAATGTCTTCCCGATCACTTAAAAGATACTGAAGTTCACAGAGACGGGTCGGAGTTTGAAGAGAAGAGACGATCTCTGGTCAGACGGAAGGGAAATAGGGTTGGGTTGAAACTAGAATAGGTAAATGGGGTATAATGGAATCCGATCGTTGGATCTCTCCAGCACCCCCAACTCtagagaggatccaaatcctgcTGTTGAGTTTCTATCCATAACGGTTGCagtttgtcttcttcctttcccatTCTGCAATACCTTAAAACTCAGAAGATGGGAACAAACATAATTTAGGGaaaactgaaacctgtaacCGGAATGAGGGGTAGAGAGACTATGATTTGCTCTACCGTATTTGGTATTCCATACATGCCTCCTTAAAATTGATCCAACGGCCTATATGAAAAAGGCAAGATCCAATGGCTACTATGATGTTTGCGTGGAAGATTCTTTCCCaaactcccggacagagaactctCTCCCTAAATGGAAATGCTCAGCATATACATAATGAGAGAGCAAGcaacatagagatacatattgAAACAAAATGGTATCGTATAATGAAAGGCAGCTAGAccatttcatgtgaggaattgaGAGACGGAGATAGCTAGCTATTAAACCTTGCCTTGGTGGCTCAGAGAAACTTCTTTCTATGGTATAGTGCCACCTAAGCCAAAAGGCAAATATCTTAACGATCATATTATATGGATCCCACGTGGCTTTATTTTCATACGTGTCACCTACGGCGAAAGAGTGCGCATTACGCACATCTGTACAGTAAAAGAGAGGAGCCGGTGTCTTCACGCCACTGCGTGCCGCCTTGCTTCTTTATCCTTCTCGAATGCCATTCCtttgaaatttcaaacctaaatttctctcttgtttcttccaagACTCACCTAATAATAAATCTGGAAAAACTGATAAATAATCCCTTTTCTCTGTATCGTTAgcatttggattgatttctgCCAGTTGAAGCTTTTTCAATGGCGTACGTAGATCACGCCTTCTCGATCTCAGATGAGGACATAATGATGGAGAATTCTTACGTCGTCCATAACCGACCTCCGATCAAGGAAATTGCGCTCGCTATCTCTCTGCTCATCTTCGGATCTCTGGGTATCATTATGGGGATTTACATGGCTTATAATAATGTTGGCGGAGACACAGCTCATGGTAAATGAAACCCTAGCTAAGGTTTTAGGTTTTGCATTCcctattttctctttctctttgaatTTGCTGACTTGGGTGTTTGTTCTTATAGGGATTTTCTTCGCGGTTTTGGGTTCGATTCTCTTCATTCCGGGGTTCTATTACACACGGATCGCATACTATGCTTACAAGGGATACaaagggttttctttctccaaCATACCGCCTGTGTAGAGGCCTCAGAGTTGGGAGCCATCAATTTTTCTCATACTTCATGTACATCCTCTGGCCgtcccccctctcccctttctaATATCTTCTATAGCCTTGTTTGAACGATGTAGATGTGTAGATGAAAGATCAGCTATGTGTACTTTATTGCAAATATGGTATTGTGGTATTGTGGTATTGTTCACCCAGATCAGCTCCTCAGTGTAATCCATTGTTTGATGTTGATATCTTTTTTTGGTTGACTAATAATATAGTTAGAATCCCTGCATATCCCAATATATATTTATCCACCCATATAAACAACTGCTTATTATTGAGGCACTCATTGAGAGGGTCATAATGGAGTTGGTTTTTGATTGCTAGCTTCTATGGTTTCTAATGAATAATAGTAAACTATTTATAGGATTTGATACTTTACGAGTCCTAGGGCCAGCTGAGGAGTAAAGAAATTTTCATGTATCACTGTTAAGATTGCACAGTTTCTTGATGGGTCCACATTTTGTAGCTTccttaatttctttatttttctggGTACTTTATATCCATTCTAGGTATAACAAAAATGGATTTCCTtccacttttttcttttttgtttcttctgatGCAGTTTTATTCTTTCAGTACTAATGGTATTGACATGAATATCCATATTCTTATTCTGAAGTTGAAGTCTTCTGATCATATCCACCTTAAAGATGAAgtgagaaaaggaaaattactaAATGGAAATACAAATAACTAAATAAGCTATGATATATTGGACACTTCTCCTTTGTAGATGTATCATGTCTCCACAAAACGGTGTTGGGAACTTGTGTTGACGTAGCCAGACACTTGTTTTGACAATATAGGGTGTCTCTGCCATAAGCAGCTGaacatatttctctctctcactctttgcCGTGCCTTTTTCTCCCCCTCCTTTCACTTAATGGCATACTCTAGTGTGGTCCTACTTTGATGTTTCCTTCTATACTAAAtttcttttagctttttttcctttggacattttttgatgaaacaaagaAAATCTATTTACACAAAGATAAAAAGTTTACATAGGATTCCAAATACGCACTGTTGGTGTGCCTTTTCAGGGCATGGAAAGCCAGTTCCTTAAGATATACAAAAATAACATCGCTCTCAGAAAAACAGAAAGATGCATCTTTTGTTATAGATGATAGTTTCGAAAAATCAGAAAACTGAAGCCAAGGCCAAGGGATCCTTCTTTGGTTCAGGAAGTAGttctgtcaaaaaaaaaaaaaaaaaatttcagtccaAATTTCCTTGATTCTACATCCCATTCTAGATGCTTGACGCACTCCATTGGTCATGCATTTGATTTCTGCATCAAAATTCTGGCTTGTTTTTGTGATCTCCATACCTGTCAAAACAAACTTTCCTTGGAGCAAAATAGTGTAATGTAGCCCTAGATGGGATTAACTCCCACTAGAAACCAGTGAATCAGGATCTCTAACAGTGCTAGCCGATTGGAGTAGGATTGGGTAAtttagggtaaaactagggttagggttagattTTGGTGGTAaggtttatatggttttaataggcaggtctagggggttattaatTTGTAGGAATATCAGGGTTTGGataggtttgaaaattctgcaaaattagggcagaattgatCTATCAATCtctgggttttgggttttaatggagttgTGGTGATGAGGGGGTTAGAGATGGAATGAAGGGCTGAAATTTGGATCAAGTGTAGGGGGGATGAGTAAGGGACTTGATGGGAGTTTGGAGGGGATCAGGTGGCTGGAACTTGGGTGCTTGAAAACCAAGCTAAGGTTTCAATGGGGTttttgcaggtttaatggaagtTAAAGTTTAGTGGATAGATGGGGTTATAGATTAGGTCGAGTGAGGAGAAGGCTGGACAGATTATGGAGGTTTGAGTTGGAGGATGAGAGGAAGAAGGTGTATGCAGAAATTTAAAATCAAACTTACTGGTTTGAAGAAACTCCAAAGGCAGCAGCTTGACAATTGAGAGAAACCTCCTGAtattcacgatgcaaggagtcgcaggagtccacctaccctatccaccttgagatccacaaggatgcaagcaCTCAGAGAGCAATCAGCAGCAATAGCAGCAAAGCTAAGAAGCAGAAATTTTGAATAttgaactgtgggggagcctcccgcGATAATGATATTTATTAATCAAGGCTAATGCCAAAATCCTACTCAGATTAGGATTCAAATCAAATCTCAAGTCTGAATCTAATTACAAAACAATTCAGCCCTCCTATTAGAAATCATGGAGGGGTGGGGACttaaaaaacaacttaaacaattAAAAGGGTAAAAGATTAATTTACCCCTAGGCAATAAAACACTTGAAATAAAACTGTGGGAAAAGGctccaacaaaaaacaaaaacagcagCCAAATTCAAGGCTGCTTCTTCCTCctagtgcttggacctgcatcactgTGTATGCCCATCCTGAAGCGTTCAAAGGGGATTTGATATTCCTGtgcaaattaaaataggatagtTTAAAGTGGGCAAATTGATGTTGAGGATGGATAGATAACAACTTCCTGGTAAAGGGGAGCAACTGATTGGTTCATTGGAGGAGGAAGATAAATTTAAATCTGAAATCCAAGTAGAAACATTTGAAAGAACCCACATAGGATCAGGGAAACCGTTACCTTTCAAGCAACGATTCTTGACGGCCCATATAAAATAACAGGTAATAATAAAAGTGCTGATGAACCAATTTCTACGTATGGATGATAGATGGGGTGAATTAAGGAAGTAGAGCATAATAGATGATAAATCAGGTTTAGGGAGGGCTTCAATTTGAATCCCCAGTGGCCCTGCAGCTCAAGTCCTTCGAGAAAATCCACAATCGAAGAACAGATGCCATGAACATTCATCAGATGTACTGCAAAAAATACAATCTTTGTTAATAGAGACAAATTTATTTAGAACACTACTGATCGGAAGGCCATTATGTAACAGCCTCCAAAAAAAACCTTAAATTTTGGATGGATCTTTAGATTCCAAAAAAATCTCCACCAAAAGGGTGGAGATTGGTAATTAGTAAATGGGTATATCGAGATTTTCTCAAAGCCTTGCTAACAAGTGAAGTTTTATAGTGTCCATTTTGGCTTAAGTTACAAAGCCAACGATCATTCACATCATGAGAAATATAAACGTTCCGAATATTATGAATTAAACTCGAAGGAATGCAAGAAGCTAACAAACTTGAATTCCACTGATGAGAATTAATAAAATTACTGACATGagggaaagatgaaaataaagaaTTTGAACCCAGCACATGGAGATAAGCACCAGGAGGGATCCATGGGTCATGCTAGAAGAAGGTAGATCTACCATTACCAATTTTACGGATGACTAAAGATCTCAGCAAAGGTAAAATGCTGGCTAGACTGTTCCATGTCCACAATCCCCTTTTGGCCAGAACTTTGGGATCGAAAATAGATTTCCTATCAAAATAACGAGCTTTAAGAGTCTGAACCCTGATTGAAGACTGCTCATTGAGTAATCTCCAACCCAATTTGACAAGAAGGGCTTTATTATGAGATTTTGCATCGCAAAGTCCTAGTCCCCAAGATTCTTAGGAGCACATAATTTAGACCAGACAATTAAATGGGGAATTTTCGAGTTCCGCTTAGCACCAATCCAAACGTTAGAGCAAATTGAATCTATATTCTGACAAATTTTTTTAGGAAAGGCAAAACAGGACATAAGATAAGAAGGGATAGAAGAGAGAACTGATTGGATCAGTACCTGACATCCTGCGTATGAAAGAAGTTTAGCTTTCCAAACTGAAAAGTCTGGACTCCATTCTTCTGACAATGTATTGTAGACCAGCAGTGCAAGAACGGGGTGGAAGAAATTGTGTTCCTAGATAGGAAGCATTAGAAGGCATCTCATTAATACCAATCAGGGAACATAGATGTTGTCTTTCATAAGCAGGAACAATTTTACTAAAAAACAAACTGCTTTTTGTCAAAATTAATGGATGGATTGTCCTGATATATCCGAGAAAATGTCCAACACAGATTTATTGGAAAGAAGATCCTCGGTGGTAGGCCTGCAAAAAATGAAAGTATCATCTGCGAATAAAAGATGAGAGATTTTAGGTGCATTATGAGCCACTTTAATGCCTCTAAACAAGTCTAATTCCCTATAAGCTAGCAATAATCGAGACAAAGATTCCATGGCtgcaataaataaataaggactCAATGGGCAACCTTGGAAAATTCCTCTAGATGGGCAAATGTGATCAAATGAACTCCCTTCAAGCTTGATAGAATAAGAAACTGAAGAAATAAGGTGAAAATTCGGTCACATCACAGATTATCAAAGCCTAGAAACCTGAAGATGGATGTCACAATATTCCACTCAAGTCTATTGTAGGCTTTAACCATATCCAGCGTGAGAGCCACATAcccaatttttccttttttgtggcGAAGAAAGTGAAAGATTTCATGGGTGATAATGGTATTATCAGTAATCGGTCGCCCAGGAACAAAAACCGATTGAAAAGGAGTTAAGAAAACCTTTCAGTCTATTTGCTATAATTTTAGCAATGAATTTGTAGGACACATTGCATAAACTAATCGGACGAAAGTCAGACACAGGCTCAGCTTCATCCTTTTTAGGAATAAGGCAAATCAaagtatggtttaaaccaaaaggtAAGGATCCTGttataaaaaattagaaataaacCTATAACATTTCCACTTTCCAATTAAATCCCAAAATCTGTGGTAGAAACAGGCCTGGAACCCAATCCACTCCCGGAGCTTTGAAAGGACCCATGGAGAATACCACATTTTTGACTTCTTCCTCAGAAGGAACACTGCACAGCCAAGATATAGAATCAGCAAGAACAATTGGATCAAATAAGCATTCGACAAACAAAGGATCAAGAGGGTTAGCAGAGGTATAAATATTTCTAAGGAAAGAAGCAAACTCTCTGGCAATAACCCTTGTATCTTCAATTTATCACCATCTGCATTAATCAGAATACTCAATTCATCTCTTACAGGTATGATGTTTGGCCATGGCTTGAAAAAATCAAGTGTGTCGATCCCTCTCTGAGATATAAGCACACCTAGATTTTTGCATCCAAAACTTTTCCTCTGCTTCAAAAGTCCACCTCAACAGCTTATAAATAAGGGATAACTCGTCCAGATTATCAACTAATCCAGGAGAATCATCAATCCTAGAGAAATCTGAGAGAAGATTACTCCTAAGGAAATTAATATGACTAAAACAGAATAATTCCATTGTGAAAAAAGTTGACTGAAATTAGATAATTTGGTCATGAGATTATCTGATCCAAGCGTATCCCAATTAGAAGAACAAAAAGATTTAAAGTCCGGGTGAGAGACCCAAGCATCTTGAAAGTGGAACAGGTTTTTTGAAAGAGGGTCTAACCTTATTAGTATGGAGCAAGATAGGATTATGATCTGATTCTATGGCAGGTAATTTAGGAAGAGAAGCAGAAGGCAAATGATTCAACCAGTCTGCAGAGGCAAACACTCTATAGAGGCATTCTTTAATCAAACCTGGTGGTCTTTGGCGATTGCTCCAAGCAAAAATCAAGCCACGTAAACGAATCTCCTCTAAAGCAAAGGAGGTTAGGATGTTCTCCAGATGGGGTGCCAGGAAAGGGCGAAAATCTGCTCCTCCAAGCGTGTCAGAAGCacaataatgtagtcctagtctcctagattggtagaagaccaactaagagccagtaaaccaggatctattatgaacaggtgaattggctaggtcaaaaatagttttttttttggtgagattAGGTTAGAATTAGGGTTCTttgtatgggttatgtcaagttgaggtagaggagtctatcagtgaaggttacgttaagttttgATGGTGGCAgcaagttaggtttagggttttgggttttgaaaggtggaagatgataGAATCTAGGATTTATAATTATaggaaatcaggtggttgaatggttaatatttaggttgagtgtgggtagggtggaggg
This window harbors:
- the LOC122661015 gene encoding transmembrane protein 230-like; this encodes MAYVDHAFSISDEDIMMENSYVVHNRPPIKEIALAISLLIFGSLGIIMGIYMAYNNVGGDTAHGIFFAVLGSILFIPGFYYTRIAYYAYKGYKGFSFSNIPPV